In Sphingomonas sp. JUb134, the sequence CACCGACGCCTCGATCGCCTCGATATCGAGGGGGACGAGGGTGCGCAGGTCCAGGATCTCGGCGTCGACGCCGGCTTCCTCGACCACGGCCTGGCAGACATGGACCATGGTGCCATAAGCGAGGATGGTGAGCGCCTCGCCCGGGCGGACCACCGCCGCCTTGCCGAGCGGGACGCGGTAGTAGCCGGTGGGAACGGTGGCGGCGGAATGCCCCGCCCAGCTTTTCGCCGGGCGGTCCCAATGGCCGTCGAACGGGCCGTTGTAGATGCGCTTGGGCTCGAAGAAGAGGACCGGATCGTTGTCCTCGATCGCGGCGATCAGCAGGCCCTTGGCGTCATAGGGCGTCGACGGGATCACCGTCTTGATGCCGGAGACATGGGTGAAGATGCCTTCCGGGCTCTGGCTGTGGGTCTGGCCGCCGAAGATGCCGCCGCCGAACGGGGAGCGCACTGTCATCGGCGCGATGAACTCCCCGGCCGAGCGGTAGCGCAGGCGGGCCGCTTCCGACACGAGCTGGTCGAGCGCGGGATAGATGTAATCGGCGAACTGGATCTCCGGCACGGGGCGCAGGCCGTAGGCGCCCATGCCGATCGCGACGCCGACGATGCCGGTCTCGGTGATCGGCGTGTCGAAGACGCGAGTCTTGCCGTATTTCTTCTGGAGACCGGCGGTCGCGCGGAACACGCCGCCGAAATAGCCGACGTCCTCGCCCATCACGATCACGTCCGGATCGCGTGCCATCATGACGTCGAGCGCGGAGTTGATCGCCTGGATCATGTTCATGGGCGCGGTTTCGCCCGGAGCGGCGGTGTCCGCCATCGCTGCTTCCTCGCTCACTTGCGCGCCCACGGCCGGCCGGAGGCGGCCTCTTCGGCGAGCATCTGCGCCTGCTGCTCGCGCAGGTGCCAGGGCATCTCCTCGAACACGCCGTCGAACAGGCTGTCGAGCGGCTGGTGCAGGCCGTGGCCGAGCACGCCGTTCTTCTCGGCCTCCTTCTGCGCGGCGCGGACTTCCTCGGCGACCTCGCGGTCCATCGCGGCGTGGCGTTCGTCATCCCATTCGCCGATCGCGACGAGGTGCGCCTTCAGGCGGGCGATCGGATCGCCGAGCGGCCAGGCGGTCGCTTCCTCGGCGGAGCGGTACTGCGAGGGATCGTCGGAGGTGGAGTGCCCCTCGGCGCGATAGGTGAAATGCTCGATCAGCGTCGGCCCCTGGTTGGTGCGGGCGCGCTCGGCCGCCCATTTGGTGGCGGCGTAAACCGCGAGCGCGTCGTTACCATCGACGCGCAGGCCGGCGATGCCATAGCCGATCGCGCGCGCGGCAAAGGTCGTCGCCTCGGCGCCCGCGAACCCTGAGAAGCTGGAGATCGCCCACTGGTTGTTGACGACGTTGAAGATGACGGGCGCGCGATAGACGGCGGCAAAGGTGCAGGCGGAGTGGAAGTCGCCCTCCGCGGTCGATCCTTCCCCGCACCAGGCGGCGGCGATGCGGGTGTCGCCCTTGGCCGCCGATGCCATCGCCCAGCCCACAGCCTGCGGATATTGGGTGGTGAGGTTGCCCGAGATCGAGAAGAAGCCGGTGTCGCGTGCCGAATACATGATCGGCAGCTGCTTGCCGTGGAGCTTGTCGCCGCTGTTCGAGTAGATCTGGTTCATCATCTCGACCAGCGGATAGTCGCGGGTGATGAGGATCCCCTGCTGGCGATAGCTGGGGAAGCACATGTCCTCATAGTCGAGCGCCAGCGTCGCGGCGACGGCGACCGCCTCCTCGCCGGTGCACTTCATGTAGAAGCTGGTCTTACCTTGGCGCTGGGCGCGGAACATGCGCTCGTCGAAGGCGCGGGTGCGGGCCATCGAGCGCAGCATGCGGCGCAGCACCTCTGGCGCGAGGCGCGGGTTCCAGGCGCCGACAGCCTGGTTGTCCTCGTCCAGCACGCGCACCAGCGTGTAGGCGAGCTCGTGGAACTCGGCCGCAGGCGCGCTGGTGTCGGGGCGGCGGGCCGCGTCGGCGGGGGGGATGGCGACCTCCGCGAAATCGACGGGATCGCCGGGGCGGAAGCGGGGCTCCGGCACGTGCAGCGCCAGGGGCGGCAGATTGGGTCGCAGCGACTCTTCGCTCACTCGTCTCTCCTAGGCCTGCCGTCCGGAGCCGGAACCCCGCGCAGACTCGTTTCAAGCGAGTGTTATAAAATTTCAAAGCCCGGCGGAAGCCAGGATCGTCGCTGCGGTGCAGCGTCGCGGCGATCGGGTGGTTTCCGGCGGCAGGTGCACCCGCTTCGCTCGCGCTGGCGGCCATGGCGGCCTATGGAGCGGCATGGCCATGCTCTCCACCCCCCTCCCGACGCGCGGCTTCGGCCTGGCGCTGATCCTGCTCGCCACTGCCTGCAACGGCGGGGGTACGGCCGCACCCGACAATGCGGCGACGGAGCCTGTTCCCGAAGCGATGGCGACGGTCGCGCCGGTACCGACAGCCACCGCGCCCGTCGCTTCGCCCGAGCCGACCGCGACGGCCCTGCCGCAGAAGCTGCCGGCACTCGACATCACCGAGGCGGACGTCGAGGCGCAGCTTTCGCCCGCGTTGGAGGCGTGCCTGAACTCCGGCGATGCGGCCAAGGGCGTGTCGGTGGCGATGGGGGCGTGCGTGCGGGACGAACTGGCGGTGCAGGACGCGCGGCTGAACGCGGCCTACAAGTCGGCGATGGCCAAGCGTGGGCCGGCGGAGCAGGCGAAGCTGCGGGTCGAAGAGCGGGCCTGGATCAAGCGCCGTGACGCGGAGTGCGAAGAGCAGCGGACCGGCGGGACGATCGACATGGTCGAGGTGCCGATGTGCCTGCTGCACGAGACGGTGCGGCGGCGGATCACGCTGCAGCCGATGGCGGGCTGATCGCGGTGCGCGCGCTGTCGAACCTGCTGTTCGTGCTCGCCGCCGGGATCGCGGCCCTGGCGTTCCTGGTCTCGAGCTTCGCGCGTTCGATGGCGTGCGGCTATGCACCCAATTCCACCGGGTGCCGGGCGGCCTGGCCCTGGGAGATGAACGGCGACGACCGATGGTGGCTGTTCGAACTGCCGTTGTTGCTGGTGCTGGGGCTGGTGGCCGGCGCGGTCCTCTTGCGGCGCAAGTCGCGCTGACGCCTCAGCTTGCGGGGAAGGCGGCGCGCAGGGCGTCATACTGCCTGCGGCTGATCGGCAACATCGATCCGTGGCGGGTGCCGGCGGGCATTTCGTAGCGGTTCCATTCGGGAACGCCGCTGTTGCCGGACACCTGGTACCACGGCCCCTGCAGCGTCGGCGCCATCGAGAGGCCGTAGCTGGTGCCGGCATATTGTTCGTAGAAGAGCAGCCAGTCCTTGTCGTCGGGCGAACGGATCAGCGTCGGCGCCTCGCGGAAATTGGGGCTGAGCGGCGCGCCGGGGAGCGGATAGGGGCCGAGCAGGCTCGCGGCGCAGCTGATGCGGATCGTCTTGCCGGTGGTCCATTCATAGGACGGGTAGCGTTCGTCCTTGAGGACCGCGCAGTATCCGCCGCGGGGATCGGGCTGGAGGATGGTGTCGATGGTCGCCATGTCCCAGCTGAACAGGCGCCGGGGCCTGGCGGCGAAGGTCTTGAGGTCCGGGGACTGGACGTAGAGCGTGCGCTGGCTGGCCCAATAGCGTTCCGGATCCTCACGGTTGCCGTCCTCATTTGGGGTGTGCCAGGTCAGCAGGAACTGGCGCGACGGCTTGTCGAACAGGAGCTTGGGCGCGCCGATGCGCTGCATGGCGTGCGGGTGGCCGGGGATGTTCTTCAGGTCGGGGCGGTAGGTGCCGAACGGCTTCCAGCGGACGAGGTCGTCGGAGACCCAGAAGCGGATCAGGGGGTCCTCGTCGCTGTTGTTGCCGACCAGATAGTAGCGCCCGTCGGGGCCCTGGGCGATCGAGGCGTGGCCGTGATAGTCGGCAGAGACGGGCTTGCCGCCGTTGAGGCGGGTCCAGTGGAAACCGTCGAGGCTGACCGAGTAATAGAGGACGCCGTAGCGTTCCTTGGTCATGTGGGCGAAGAGATATGCCTTCGCCGGATCGACGTATGGCGTCACGGGGCCGCCGGGCGCCACCTGCGCGGTTGCGGGCATGGCTGCCGCAAGGACAACTAGCGCCGCGACGACACCGCGCTTCCAGAGGACTCGCATGGCTCTCTCCCGATGATCTTTTGATCATACAAATAGGAGAGGGCCGGCTTTGTCCAGCGTCGCCCGGTCAGGGCAGCAGCGTCACCGACATGACGGCACTGCGGGTAGCGCCGGGGGCCACGCGCATCATGCCGGGCTTGTCCCAGATCTCGCCGGTGAAGCCGACGGGATCGGCGATGCCGTGCCAGGGCTCGACGCAGACGAAAGCGGCGCCGGGCTTGGTCCAGATGCCGAGCATGGGGGTGTCGGGGAAGCCGATTTCGAGCGCAGGGCCTTCGCCGGCGTCGTAGCGGAGCGACTGGCTTTCGAGCTGCTGCCAGACGAGCGCATCCTCGGTGAAGAGGTCGTCGGAGAGGGGCAGCAGGCGGTCCTGGAGCGGGCTCGGGCGTGGGGCGGGGGCGATCAGACCTTCCTCGATTGAGGCGAGGCTTGCCGGCTCGTGCTCCGGGAAGGTGAGGCGGTGGGCGTCGCGCGGGCGGCCATAGGGAAGCGGCCAGGCGAAGGCGTGGTGGAAACCGATGCTGGCCGGCAGGTCGCGGGTGTCGCGGTTGGTGACCGTGACGGTGGTGGTGAGCGTCGCGCCGTCGAGCGCGTGGGTGACGTCGAGGGCGAAGGCGAAGGGGTAGACTTCGCGGCTCTCGGCATCGTCCTCAAGCCGGAAGCGGACGCGGTCGGCTGCCTGCTCCGCGAGCGTGAAGCTGCGGCGGCGGGCGAAGCCGTGCTGGGGCAGCGGATAGTCGCGGCCGTCGAGCCGGTAGCGGTCGCCCGCCAGCCGGCCCACGATCGGAAACAGGATCGGCGCGTGGCCGGTCCAATAGGCGGGATCGGCATCGGTCATCAGCTCACGGCCTTGCGCATCGCGCAGCGACACGAGCTCGGCACCCAGCGGGTGGATCGCCGCCGTGAGCGTGCCGTTGCCGATCTCCACCCGATCAGCCACGCAAGGTGGCTCCCAGCTTGGCGGCGGCGGCGACGACCTTGTCGGCCACGCCCTTGATCTCCGCATCGGTGAAGCTCTTGTCGCCCGGCTGGAGCGTGACTTCGATCGCGAGCGACTTCATGCCTTCGTCGACCCCGGCGCCGGTGAAGACGTCGAACAGGCGCGCGTCGACGATCGCGGCCTTGTCCGCACCGCGCACGGCGCGCACCAGCGCGTCGCCGCTCACGGTGGCGGGGACCAGGAAGGCGAAGTCGCGCGTCACCGCCTGCAAGGCTGGCGGCGCATAGGCCGGGCGCATGAAGCCGGTGCCGCGCTTGCCCGGCAGCGCGTCCAGGAACAGCTCGACTGCGACGACGGAGCCCGAGAGGTCGAATGCCTTCGCGATGCGCGGGTGGAGCGTGCCGAAGGCGGCGAGCACCGTCTTCGGCCCGAGCCGCAGCGTCGCGGACTGGCCGGGGTGATAGGCATCGCCCGCACCGTCCATGACCTGGAGGTTGGCGACCGGCGCACCGGCGGCCTCCAGCAGCGCGAGCGCTTCGGCCTTGGCATCGAACGCGTCGAAGGCGGCTGCCTTGCCCGCCTGCCAGCCGCGGCTGCGCTGCTCGCCGGCGAGGACGACGCCGAGCGTCAGGCGTTCGCCTTCGCCCAGGTAGCGGCGGCCGATCTCGAACAGCCGTACGCCGGTGGCGCCGCGCTTGAGGTTGCGGTTCGCAGCCGACAGCAGCCCCGGGAGCAGCGAGGGGCGCATGACCTTCATGTCCTCGCTGATCGGGTTTGCGAGGCTCCAGGCGCCGCCGCCGAAGGGTGCGGCCGCATCCTCGGCGATGAAGCTCCAGGTGATCGCCTCGTTGAGCCCGCGCGCAGCGGCCGAGCGGCGCAGGCGACGCTCCAGCTTCTGCTCGGGCGTGGCTGTCGGGCGGGCGACGCCGGCGGGGCGGGGCAGCGGCGTCGAGGGGACCTTGTCGATGCCCTCGATGCGGATCACTTCCTCGACCAGGTCGGCCGGGCCGTCGATGTCGCGGCGCCAGCTCGGCACCACCACGTTCCATTCCAGATCCACCACGAAGCCGAGGCGTTCGAGGATCTCCTGCTGACGCTCGGGCGCGACCGCGAGACCGCCGAGCGTCTCGGCGAGGTTCGGGTTATAGGCGACGAGGCGCGGCGCAACCGGCGGCTCGCCGGCGCGGGTGACTTCGCTCGGGGTGCCGCCGCAAAGGGCGAGCACCAGGCGGGTGGCGATCGCCAGCCCCTCGTCGAGGAAGGCGGGATCGACGCCGCGCTCGAAGCGCTGGCGCGCGTCGGAGGTGAGCGCGAGCTTCTGGCCGGTGCGGGCGATCGTCTCCGGCGTGAAATAGGCGCACTCGATCAGCACGTCGGTGGTCGTCTCCGACACGCCCGAATGCTCGCCGCCCATGATGCCGCCGATGTCGTGCACGGCGGCATTGTCGGCGATCACGGTCTCGCCGCCGTCGAGCGTGTAGGTCTTGCCGTTAAGCGCCAGCACCTGCTCGCCCGCGGTCGCATGCCGAGCGACCAGACCGCCCTCGAGCTTGGCGCGGTCATAGACGTGCAGCGGGCGGCCGAGGCCGAGCATGACGAAGTTGGTGATGTCGACCAGCGCCGAGATCGGCTTCTGGCCGACTGCGGTCAGCCGGCGCTGCAGCCAGTCGGGCGAGGGGCCGTTGGTGACGCCGGCGACGGTCTGGGCGAAGAAGGCGGGGCAGCCCTCTGCGTCCTGGGTGGACACGTCGGGGCCGGCGCCCTGCGGCACGATCGCGGGCAGTCCGCCGATCACCGCGTCGAGCGGGCGCAGCGTGCCGAGGCCGGCGGCGGCGAGGTCGCGGGCGATGCCGCGCACGCCCATGCAATCCTGGCGGTTGGGCGTGATCGCCACGTCGATGACGGGATCGTCAAGGCCGGCATAGTCGGCAAAGGTCGTGCCCACCGGCGCATCGGCCGGCAGCTCGATGATGCCGTCATGGTCCTCGCCGAGCTCGAGCTCGCGCGTCGAGCACATCATGCCGTTGGATTCGACACCGCGGATGGCGGCGACGCGCAGCTCCATGCCGTTGGCGGGGACCACCGCGCCCGGCATGCCGAACACGCCCACCAGGCCGGCGCGCGCGTTGGGCGCGCCGCAGACGACCTGGAGCGGGCCGTCGCCGGCATCGACCGACAGCACCTGGAGCTTGTCGGCCTGGGGATGGCGCTCGGCGGTGAGGACGCGGGCGACGCGGAAGCCGTTGAGGCGCGCGGCCGGGTTCTCGACGCCTTCGACCTCAAGCCCGACGCGGGTCAGGCCGTCGAGGATCGCGTCGAGCGCGGCGTCGGTGTCGAGGTGCTCGCGCAGCCAGGAAAGGGTGAACTTCATGCGCCCACTCCCCCCGACAGCGTGGGCACGTCAAGCGCCGAGAAGCCATAGTGCTTCAGCCAGCGCAGGTCGCCGTCGAAGAACGGGCGCAGGTCGTCCATGCCGTATTTGAGCATCGTCAGCCGGTCGACGCCGGTGCCGAAGGCGAAGCCCTGGTATTCGTCCGGGTCGAGGCCGCAGGCGGCGATCACCTTGGGATGGACCATGCCGGAGCCCAGCACCTCCATCCAGCCTTCCGATCCGCCGACCACGCGCTTGCCCTTCTGCATGGTGTAGCCGATGTCGACCTCCGCCGAAGGCTCGGTGAAGGGGAAGTAGCTGGGGCGCAGGCGCAGGACGATGTCCTCGCGCTCGAAGAACGCCTTGAGGAAGGTCTCCAGCGTCCATTTGAGGTGGGCAAGCGTGATGCCCTTGTCGATCACCAGTCCTTCGATCTGGTGGAACATCGGCGTGTGGGTGGCGTCGCTGTCCGAGCGATAGACGCGGCCGGGCGCGATGATGCGGATCGGCGGCTTCTGCGACAGCATGGTGCGGATCTGCACGGGCGAGGTATGCGTGCGCAGCACCATCGGCCGTTCGTGCTCGCCGGCGAGGTAGAAGGTGTCGTGCATCGCGCGCGCCGGATGCGTCTCCGGAATGTTGAGCGCGGTGAAATTGTGCCAGTCGTCCTCGATCTCGGGACCGGTCGCGACCGCGAAGCCGAGGTCGGCGAAGATCTCGGCGAGCTCGTCCATGACCTGGCTGACCGGGTGGACGCTGCCGGGAGCAACGCGGTCGACCGGCAGGGTCATGTCGAGCGTCTCGGAGGCGAGGCGGGCGTCGAGGGCGGCCTGCTCCAGCCCGGCCTTGCGGGTGGCGATCGCCTCCGTCACCGACTCGCGCAAGCTATGGATGCGCGGGCCTTCGGCCTGGCGCTGCTCGGGGGTCATGCCACCGAGCGTCTTGAGGAGGCCGGTGACGGCGCCCTGCTTGCCGAGCGCGTGAACGCGCACCGCCTCCAGCGCGTCGAGCCCGGCGGCCGCGTCGATCGCCGCCAGCAGGTCGGCTCGCAATTGTTCGAGATCGGTGGTCATCAGAATTCCGTTCGCAAGATTGGAAGGTCCGAACCTTAGTCGGCGGCTCAGGTCAAGCCGTTCCGGGCCGGCATCAGGCTCGGGCGGCGAGCAGAAGGCCACCGAAGCCGATGAACAGCGACCCCGTCGCACGGTTGAACAGCCGCTGCCGCCGCGGCGGCGCCAGCCAGCGGGCGAGCGAGCGGCCGCCCAGCGCATAGGCGGCGTACCAGCCGCCCTCGATCACCACGAAGGTCGCGACGAGAATCGCGAGCTGCAGCCAGAAGGGGCGTGTCGGGTCGAGGAACTGCGGGAACAGGGCCGCGGCGAAGACAATCAGCTTCGGATTGGAGAGACCGGTGCCGAGGCCGGCGACATAGAGCCCGCCCGGGCGACTGCGGGGGAAGCCTTCCGCCTTCGCGGCACCGGACACGGGGGCCCGCCAGGCCTTGATCCCCAGCCAGATCAGATAGGCGGCGCCGGCGAAGCGCAGCGCACCATAGAGCCGCGGCGAGGCCTGGAGCAGCGCGCCCAGCCCGAGCGCCGAGGCGACCAGGCACAGCAGCACTGCGCTCATCAGCCCGGCCATCGAGAAGACTGCGCGGCGCGGGCCGTGGTGGATGCTCTGCACCATGACGTGCAGCATGTTGGGACCGGGGGTGCCCGCGATCAGGAACACGGCGGTGACGTAGAGCCACCAGAGGTGCATCGCCATTCGTGCCTCCTCACTTGCCCTGGCCGCCGAATGGCCGCGGGCGAAAACGAAAAGGGCGCCGGTGTTGCCACCGACGCCCCATGTTCGTGCGTGCTGCAGGTCGCTTAGGCGGCCTGGGGCAGCGCCGCCTTCGCCTGAGCGACGATGGCGGTAAATGCCTCACCTTCGTGCATCGCGATATCCGCCAGGACCTTGCGGTCCAGCTGGATGCCGGCGAGCTTCAGGCCGTGCATGAACTGCGAATAGGTCAGGCCCTCGGCCCGGACGCCGGCGTTGATGCGCTGGATCCAGAGGCCGCGGAACGTCCGCTTCTTAACCTTGCGGTCGCGGTAGGCGTACTGACCGGCCTTTTCGACGGCCTGACGTGCGATGCGGATCGTGTTCTTGCGACGGCCATAATAGCCCTTCGCCTGATCCAGAATACGCTTGTGCTTGGTGCGGGTCGTGGTGCCGCGCTTGATACGTGCCATGTGTCAGACCTCCTTAGCGCAGACCGTAGGGCGCCCACGCCTTGACGTGTGCGACGTCGGCGTCGGCGAGCACCGAGGTGCCGCGGTTCTGGCGGATGTACTTGGCATTGTGGCTGATCAGGCGGTGGCGCTTGCCGGCGACGCCGTGCTTCACCTTGCCGGTGGCGGTAAACTTGAAGCGCTTCTTCACGCCGCTCTTGGTCTTGAGCTTGGGCATTTTTTTCTCCTTGTTTGACACGACCCAACAGAATCGCCGCGGCAGCCCTTTTGGCCGGGCGATCCCTCGAGACGGGCTCGAAGAGTCGTGGAAAGACGGCGCGCTTAGCGCAATGGTGGTGCATGCGCAACCGCAGCGGAGGGTGCGCGGGAACTCGTTACGCCGGCGGCGAGTTTTTGGCCGCATGGCTGATCGCGAACTGCCCCCCGTCGCGGACCAAGCGCCGCCCCCGCCCGCCGGAACTCCGGCGGCGCCGCCGCGACGCGGGCGGCCGCGCTGGCTCACCATCCTGCTGCGGGTGGTGCTCGGCATCTTCATCGCCTTGTTCCTGGTGTGGGCGATCCTGTTCATCACCAAGGGACGCTTCCTGAAGGGGACCTTCGAGAAGATCGCGTCGAGCTCGGCCGAGCGGCAGGTACGGGTAGCGGGCGATTTCCAGTTCTATTTCAATCCGATCAACCTGAAGTTCCTGGCGGAGGGGCTGACCGTCTCCAATCCCGCCTGGGCGGGCGGCGGCAATTTCCTGGAGGCGCGCAAGTTCGACGCGCAGATCGCGACCTTCACCTTCCTGTTTGGGCAGAGGCGGATCAACTGGCTGGGGCTGGACGGCGCGCGCGTCGATCTCGCCTGGGACGCCGACCACCGCCGCAACACCTGGACCTTCGGCGACCCCAACGCCAAGGGCGAGCCGTTCGACATGCCGGTGATCCGCCAGGCGGCGGTGAGCAACTCGGGACTGCGCTACAGCGATCCGTCGATGCGGATCCTCGCCAACGTTCGCTTCCGCACGGTGGAGGCGCGCGACAGCAAGGTCGCGAACGCCGTGCGGTTCGACGGCGATGGGCGTGCGCGCGGCATTCCGTTCACGCTGACCGGCGCGCTTCTGTCGCCGAATGCGGCGCTGGCGGGTGGGCAGACGCAGCTGGCGCTGACCGTGCGGGCGGTCGATGCGGTGGGCACCGTCACCGGTACGCTGCCCGAGCCGACCGTGATCGAGGGATCGGACCTGAAGGTCGACCTGCGCGGCCGCAACCTGGCGAACCTGTTCGAGGTGTTCGGGCTGACCGTGCCCGACACGCGGCGCTACCATCTCGCCTCCGCGCTCACCAAGCGAGGCGAGGAGTGGCGCTTCACGGGGCTGCGCGGCACGTTCGGCGACAGTGATCTGAGCGGCGCGTTCAGCGTGTTCCAGCGCGAGCCGCGCATGTATTTGACCGCCGACCTCGCCACCCGCCGGCTGGACATGATCGATGTCGCGCCCTTCATCGGCTACAATCCCGACCGGCTGGACAAGCAGGGCAAGGCGGGCACAGTGACGCGGGTCGGCGGCACGCCTCGGCTGCTGCCGGACACGCCGCTCAACGTCGACGCGCTCAAGAACTTCGACGCCAAGGTCAACTGGACGGTGCGGCAGGTGCGGTCGGAGAACGTGCCGATCTCCAACATCAAGCTGGGGCTGTCGCTCGACGACCGGCTGCTCAAGCTCTCGCCGCTCAACTTCACCATGGCGCGCGGCACGGTGCTGTCGGACATCAGCATCAACGCGCGCCGGGCGCCGGTCTTCACCGACTATGACATCCGCCTGACGCCGACGCCGATGGGCAGGCTGCTCGCGGGCTTCGGCGTGGCGGAGGCGGGCACCAGCGGCACGATTTCGGCGCGCGTGAAGATGACGGGCAGCGGCAACAGCGTGCACGACTCGCTGGCGAGCTCCAACGGGCGCATCGCCTTCATCATGCCCAAGGGCAGCTTCTGGACGCGCAACATCCAGCTGTCGGAAATCGACGTCGGCACGTTCATCCAGAAGATGTTCGAGGACAAACTGAAGGAGCCGGTGCAGATCAACTGCGGGCTGATCGGCTTCACGGTGCGCAACGGCGTGGCGGCGGCCGACCCAATCCTGATCGACACGCAGAAGAACGTCATGCTCGGCCGCGGTGGCTTCAGCTTCAAAACCGAGGCGATCGACCTGGCGTTCCGGGCGGACTCCAAGAAGTTCTCGCTGTTCGCGGGCCAGTCGCCGGTCGGGATCAACGGCTATTTCGCGGAGCCGGGCTTCGACGTGATCAGCCCGGAGCTGGTCGGGCGCGCGGGCATCGGCCTGGGGCTGGCGGCGGTGGCGACCCCGATCGGCGGGCTGCTCGCCTTTGTCGACGTGGGCGATGCCAAGTCCGCCGCGTGCGGGCCCATCCTCGCCGGCGCCACTGCCAAGGCGCAGCGTACCACCAAGGGCAAGCCGCGCGACGACGTCGGCGCGGGCACCACGTCGAAGGACGAGGACGGCAAGGCCTCGGGCGAGGAGAAGAAGAAGCAGCGCAAGAAGTTCCTGGGGATCTTCTGAGGCTGGCCGGGGCTACTCTTCTCCGCCGCTTGACAGTTGGGCTTCACTGCCACGAGAACATGCGAAGAGATCGGATCCTCTTCGAGGACGTTTCTCGAGCGTGACATCGAAAGGCGCGGTTCTCATGAAAAAGCCGCAACCGGCGCAGGCGGTGCTGCTGGGCTTCCTGATCGTCGGGCTGGTCGCGTTCCTGTTCGCGTCGGGGTACGGCATCGGCAGGAACATCGCCACACGGGAGCAGGCGGCCGGGGCAGGCGCCCGCTAAGCCGGCAAGAGGCGTCAGCGGACAGCAATTTCGGATCGAGGCGG encodes:
- a CDS encoding alpha-ketoacid dehydrogenase subunit beta — translated: MNMIQAINSALDVMMARDPDVIVMGEDVGYFGGVFRATAGLQKKYGKTRVFDTPITETGIVGVAIGMGAYGLRPVPEIQFADYIYPALDQLVSEAARLRYRSAGEFIAPMTVRSPFGGGIFGGQTHSQSPEGIFTHVSGIKTVIPSTPYDAKGLLIAAIEDNDPVLFFEPKRIYNGPFDGHWDRPAKSWAGHSAATVPTGYYRVPLGKAAVVRPGEALTILAYGTMVHVCQAVVEEAGVDAEILDLRTLVPLDIEAIEASVKKTGRCMIVHEATRTSGFGAELSALVQERCFYHLEAPIERVTGFDTPYPHSLEWAYFPGPVRIGEALKKVMRT
- a CDS encoding thiamine pyrophosphate-dependent enzyme, with product MSEESLRPNLPPLALHVPEPRFRPGDPVDFAEVAIPPADAARRPDTSAPAAEFHELAYTLVRVLDEDNQAVGAWNPRLAPEVLRRMLRSMARTRAFDERMFRAQRQGKTSFYMKCTGEEAVAVAATLALDYEDMCFPSYRQQGILITRDYPLVEMMNQIYSNSGDKLHGKQLPIMYSARDTGFFSISGNLTTQYPQAVGWAMASAAKGDTRIAAAWCGEGSTAEGDFHSACTFAAVYRAPVIFNVVNNQWAISSFSGFAGAEATTFAARAIGYGIAGLRVDGNDALAVYAATKWAAERARTNQGPTLIEHFTYRAEGHSTSDDPSQYRSAEEATAWPLGDPIARLKAHLVAIGEWDDERHAAMDREVAEEVRAAQKEAEKNGVLGHGLHQPLDSLFDGVFEEMPWHLREQQAQMLAEEAASGRPWARK
- a CDS encoding lysozyme inhibitor LprI family protein, which produces MAMLSTPLPTRGFGLALILLATACNGGGTAAPDNAATEPVPEAMATVAPVPTATAPVASPEPTATALPQKLPALDITEADVEAQLSPALEACLNSGDAAKGVSVAMGACVRDELAVQDARLNAAYKSAMAKRGPAEQAKLRVEERAWIKRRDAECEEQRTGGTIDMVEVPMCLLHETVRRRITLQPMAG
- a CDS encoding glycosyl hydrolase family 43 — its product is MPATAQVAPGGPVTPYVDPAKAYLFAHMTKERYGVLYYSVSLDGFHWTRLNGGKPVSADYHGHASIAQGPDGRYYLVGNNSDEDPLIRFWVSDDLVRWKPFGTYRPDLKNIPGHPHAMQRIGAPKLLFDKPSRQFLLTWHTPNEDGNREDPERYWASQRTLYVQSPDLKTFAARPRRLFSWDMATIDTILQPDPRGGYCAVLKDERYPSYEWTTGKTIRISCAASLLGPYPLPGAPLSPNFREAPTLIRSPDDKDWLLFYEQYAGTSYGLSMAPTLQGPWYQVSGNSGVPEWNRYEMPAGTRHGSMLPISRRQYDALRAAFPAS
- a CDS encoding aldose 1-epimerase family protein, which translates into the protein MADRVEIGNGTLTAAIHPLGAELVSLRDAQGRELMTDADPAYWTGHAPILFPIVGRLAGDRYRLDGRDYPLPQHGFARRRSFTLAEQAADRVRFRLEDDAESREVYPFAFALDVTHALDGATLTTTVTVTNRDTRDLPASIGFHHAFAWPLPYGRPRDAHRLTFPEHEPASLASIEEGLIAPAPRPSPLQDRLLPLSDDLFTEDALVWQQLESQSLRYDAGEGPALEIGFPDTPMLGIWTKPGAAFVCVEPWHGIADPVGFTGEIWDKPGMMRVAPGATRSAVMSVTLLP
- the pheT gene encoding phenylalanine--tRNA ligase subunit beta, encoding MKFTLSWLREHLDTDAALDAILDGLTRVGLEVEGVENPAARLNGFRVARVLTAERHPQADKLQVLSVDAGDGPLQVVCGAPNARAGLVGVFGMPGAVVPANGMELRVAAIRGVESNGMMCSTRELELGEDHDGIIELPADAPVGTTFADYAGLDDPVIDVAITPNRQDCMGVRGIARDLAAAGLGTLRPLDAVIGGLPAIVPQGAGPDVSTQDAEGCPAFFAQTVAGVTNGPSPDWLQRRLTAVGQKPISALVDITNFVMLGLGRPLHVYDRAKLEGGLVARHATAGEQVLALNGKTYTLDGGETVIADNAAVHDIGGIMGGEHSGVSETTTDVLIECAYFTPETIARTGQKLALTSDARQRFERGVDPAFLDEGLAIATRLVLALCGGTPSEVTRAGEPPVAPRLVAYNPNLAETLGGLAVAPERQQEILERLGFVVDLEWNVVVPSWRRDIDGPADLVEEVIRIEGIDKVPSTPLPRPAGVARPTATPEQKLERRLRRSAAARGLNEAITWSFIAEDAAAPFGGGAWSLANPISEDMKVMRPSLLPGLLSAANRNLKRGATGVRLFEIGRRYLGEGERLTLGVVLAGEQRSRGWQAGKAAAFDAFDAKAEALALLEAAGAPVANLQVMDGAGDAYHPGQSATLRLGPKTVLAAFGTLHPRIAKAFDLSGSVVAVELFLDALPGKRGTGFMRPAYAPPALQAVTRDFAFLVPATVSGDALVRAVRGADKAAIVDARLFDVFTGAGVDEGMKSLAIEVTLQPGDKSFTDAEIKGVADKVVAAAAKLGATLRG
- the pheS gene encoding phenylalanine--tRNA ligase subunit alpha; the encoded protein is MTTDLEQLRADLLAAIDAAAGLDALEAVRVHALGKQGAVTGLLKTLGGMTPEQRQAEGPRIHSLRESVTEAIATRKAGLEQAALDARLASETLDMTLPVDRVAPGSVHPVSQVMDELAEIFADLGFAVATGPEIEDDWHNFTALNIPETHPARAMHDTFYLAGEHERPMVLRTHTSPVQIRTMLSQKPPIRIIAPGRVYRSDSDATHTPMFHQIEGLVIDKGITLAHLKWTLETFLKAFFEREDIVLRLRPSYFPFTEPSAEVDIGYTMQKGKRVVGGSEGWMEVLGSGMVHPKVIAACGLDPDEYQGFAFGTGVDRLTMLKYGMDDLRPFFDGDLRWLKHYGFSALDVPTLSGGVGA
- a CDS encoding LysE family translocator — protein: MAMHLWWLYVTAVFLIAGTPGPNMLHVMVQSIHHGPRRAVFSMAGLMSAVLLCLVASALGLGALLQASPRLYGALRFAGAAYLIWLGIKAWRAPVSGAAKAEGFPRSRPGGLYVAGLGTGLSNPKLIVFAAALFPQFLDPTRPFWLQLAILVATFVVIEGGWYAAYALGGRSLARWLAPPRRQRLFNRATGSLFIGFGGLLLAARA